A window of Pyrus communis chromosome 3, drPyrComm1.1, whole genome shotgun sequence genomic DNA:
gttaaaaaaaattaaaaaaataaaaaaatcatttgacaactaatttaatcacattattattcgtgtgcgaaagactttttttataactggcatttaataaacaattgtttgaatcacattattactagcccattgtgaggctaaactcatccCCCTCcactttagtatagataatatcgtttgttaaaaaaaaaaaaaaaaaaaaaaaacaatcatttgacaactaatttaatcatattattatccgcatgcgaaagaccttttttttataaccggcatcacatgcctcttaagatgttttgaacatatttaaaaatagagaaaataatatttaataaacaattgattgaatcacattattgctagctcattgtgagactaagctcacccattccctttagtgtagataatattgtttgttgaaaaaaaaaaaaaaatcatttgacaactaatttaatcacattattattcgtGTGAGAAAGAcgtttttttataaccggcatttcactcctcttaagatgttttgacgTGGCGCCCACATGGACAATGACTGgacgtcacgtgtcattaagaGATctacgtggaaattaaaaattcaaaaaaaaaaaaaaatctggaaacaaaaaataaataaaaataaaaataaaagaatttggTCGTCACCTTCCCTTCCTCCCTTATCCCTCTATTCTCTCCTCTGCACCAACCCACCAAACCCtcatctcctctcctctccttttCGACTCATCATATATCCACCCTTCCCCCTCCATCTTCGaccccacccacccacccaaccCTCCTCTTTGTGTGAAACGATTTCACTTTCCTCTCcctttgtctctctctctctctgtctctgtctctttGCAATCGCAACTGAGCGAGTAATTAAAGGActtctgggttttgggtttttcattcaaaacgtGTAACGATCGAGCAAAGCCGTTCGTGAATTTTGGAATCTGATTTCGGTTGATTtttctttctgggttttgggttttgtgatttgggttttggtttttcgtTCGAGAGGGTGAACATCAAGCGAAGTCAAATAGGATTATGAGAGCATGAATTTCAAGCGAACCTCTAGAATTTCGAGGAAACTGAGAATTtaagatttgaaaattgaaaatttgaaaaaccagTTCACATTTGAACTTTCAAAAGAGTTGAATTTCTAAAGCGAATGCCAAGGAAAACGCAAGAAGTTCAATTTTCCGAATTGAAATTGAGTGAAAAGAGGAGAAATTCCTAAAAAATGGAGGGAATTGTGCGTTTTCCCCTCATTTTCcgggcaaccaaacagaaaatagcCATTGCCAATAGTTCTGAAATTCGATAGAAAAAGTCACAGAGAGAAAGTGGAGAAATGCAGATCCAAACCTGTGAGTTTGATTTAGTTTCCAACTTTAATTTCACTCTCCTGCCTAAACAAAACAggaagaagcagaagaagaaagaaacccCAAAATTTGCAGAGCCCAAAATCCTTCTCCTACTGCTTCTGGTGCTACTAAAACTACCAAAGCCCTAATTCTTCTCAATGATAAGGAGGAGTGAGAGagcgaggagagagaaagaaagagtgaatttaagagagagagagagagagagagagaaaaaaaaggggaatgGGGAAGGCTAAaaaggaaggaggaagagaGTGAAGTTGTGGGCAACATGGTAGGTGACCCCGTGGCACCTTGTACGAGAGAATGGAGGGATAAGGAAAGGAAGGTGACAACcaaaaacttcttttttttttttgaatttttaatttctacatGGACCCTTAATTTCCACGTGGCACTCAATCATTGTCTATATAGAtgtcacgtcatcagttaaaggcagacttaacagccagactaacggatgtatgaaactgtcccaaaattaacactttataTATGACTCTAggacgaaaaaaatttcatgtaccaaatgttgaaaaccataaaacttgagggtagtaaattgagatttacccaaaaaaatgatcatttgacaactaattgaatcacattattatgtgcGTGCGATAGACTTTTTTATAACAGGCACTACACAcctcttaagtgtttaaaaattgagaaataatatttgataaacAACCGCGTGCAAaaggcattttttgaatcacaacgCGCTACGCACGATTTAgacattttaaaagtatttatatgcgtgaattgctttactattttttttatttcgttaTTCTCTTTTTTTATCACTGGCTCTATGCGCtttttaagatattttgaacacaacattcatgatttttcttattttttattatatttttcttccccATAGCACCGTCAACTTTGTCATttctttattcttttctctcttctctttcattttttttattcttttctctctccccatttatatttatattttattttatgatgatCAAATTACCAACTTACCCTTACttgatttgatatattattttaaggaggttttgcatttttttggCTGAAGAGCAATTTGGTctaattatttttgttgaagccGATGACACCAAATTGAGCCTCCGGCTTTATATATGGAAGACATATTTTGTAATTGTATAGTGTGGTCACTGTGGTGGGGTTACAAGGGGAGGTTGGGAGGAATCACGTGTACATGGATTCAAATCAAATAATTATATTGATGAACAAATCCCTACGAGTCTCTTTAAGATCCATGTGTTCCTTGGAGGGTCCACCTATTCAATTTCATGTTTCCTCttcttttcctagttttatttttagtttttaacttttaatattTCTATTGCCAAAATTAATAGGAAACAAATTGACACGacaaacacagagagagagagagagagatagagaggtcCACCTATTCAATGCCATGTTTCCTCttcttttcctagttttatttttagtttttaacttttaatattTCTATTGCCAAAATTAATGGGAAACAAATTGACACGacatacagagagagagagattctttGATTCAGAATTAAGTAGCCTCCAATCAAAGATAGCTGGTGCCTTCAAgcattcatttatatatatatatatatatatatatatatatatatatatatatatataaatatatatatataatgttaccgaaactaaaattttaagctatGTTTTATGGAAGCAGATTGTCTGCTCTCCTGTTACCGTGCCATTCCCATCTTTTTCTATTTGTACGGTCatgattaagtcacgtcaacattttatattcttattactttttgtcttagtatccctataaaaaaatcaatataaaatgttaacgtggcttaaccgtgaccgtacaaataggaggggatgggaaGGGCACGGTAACAGGAGGGTAGACAATTTGCCTCCATATTTTATAAACTAGATGATGTGAttgttgataattaaattattacttaaatattgattaacgtgcttattttttaataatgacataccatttaatttaaaattttaatccccTATCATCACCATATATCTTAATCACTCTTCAAGAACCTTTCTATTTTCCTTAACAAATTTAAATAGTGCAAAACGAATCGATTAATGCATGATGTTAATTGGTGATCAGAGGCATTAATTCATTCAATATTGTGGAAGTGACCGTGAATAAGCCCCATTCAATAGGAAAGTGAGAACCTCGATGACTTTACAGTTGCATGAATTACAATAGTGCTAATTTTTTAGTTTGGTACGAAAATCCTCTAATTTCATATAAGTTGTCATTTTTCTATACTCTTTATCTGCTTGATTTAAGTGTATCtgaaacattttatatttcttttgtgataaaaaagaaaaaaaataacacaaaGGAAACATCTTCATCCTTGCGTGGAATTTTATCATGCACAACGTTGTATTCTCTGACTCCCAAAAGTTCTTGTATTATTTTCATAGGTTTCCAAATAAGCACAGGATTAATGTGTTGGAAGTTTCTCTCCATGTCCAAAACGCACTCATGGTGTTGCATTGTGGACCAAAAATCATTGCCAATTGGCATCGGAAGCTTATATAttcgtgttttttttcttccaattctcCTCAAAGATGTAATCATTACAACATTGAAAGCGTGCTAAAAGAACATATGATGATGCAGAAGTTCATAAGCATTTAGCTTTTCGGGAAATTTCCAAACAAATAATTTCAACGAAATCATTTCAGATGATTCGGGTAGGAAGGTatatcttttcaattttaacccaaaatgTTTCACGTCACTTAGACTATTAGTCTAATActattcatcttcatttgtaagtgagaggttttaggttcgattttcaccaaaaacgaatttgaaccacattattgctagctcattgtgagatttAGCCCCCTTCCCcacccccttaatgtagataatatcgtttgttaaaaattaaaaattaaaaaaaattcagaaatggATGTATATTCCAATATCATAAATTCATGCAGATTCGGAAATTTAATAATcggattaaatttcaaattttcaaaatcataGAGTTGTATGGCTTAATACAAAGATTAAAACTATGCCATCTCTCCACATaagatatatttttatatttctccttttttgtaatgtatttttggatttttggttTCGAATTTACATCAAATGGAATACTTGAAACTTTATGAATTTTGCTATCCAAGTTGCATCCCTAGTAAGAGCCTTGGCAAATTTCCTTACTTAGGGAGGGAGGTAAATAGACTTGGACAATACCCTAGCTAGGCCATGCACGTAATGAAGAAACAAGCTAAGGCATAGCTAGTTTGTACATTGCTAACTACGTAATGATGACAATAAACTACTTGATGACTCACACGTGAGAAAGTACTTTGCAAATCGGAATTGAGCCCAAGAAAATTCCATAGAATCCCTAGATTGAGAGGGCAGAACTGCCCAAGTCACGCAAGTCCGTCCCAATTTGAGAGGCTGGAGGTGCGTTTGTCAACCAATCCTACTGAAGTTTCTCTGCACAATGTGCATATGTTGCATAACCACAATCGTGTGAAAGCGGAACTCAATAAATAGCCAGAAGAAAGTAATTTCAATTCCTACGCACAATGTGCACTTGTTCTCAATAAATAGCTTTATTTGCTAGAACAATTGAAATTACTACGCAAATGAGAATTGTTCCCAGAAGAAAGTAGTTTGCacccaaaagaaagaaaacacaaTGAGAACAAGTGGCATACATGTTTCACGTGAGTTTCCTTATCAACCCCATTAcccaaaacataaaatacacaTTGAACAATGAAACAGAAGCTCTTCAACATAGGATTTGAAGTGAACCGCATAGATTTCCTCAAAGATCAAAATCCCAGCTTACTGGAAGAGAAGAACTACACAAATTCTCGCCATAGGTGAGGGAAAGAGATACGTAAAGGCGTCTCCCAAAACACTAACCTTTTCCCCATTCTTCACCAGAACATGTTTTTCGATCGGCAACCACACAAGCCTATGACCACTTTCATGGTTCCCTAACCACTCAATCCTTTTCCaacaaaaatttccacaacCAAATCCCAAGTAGTGCCTTGTTACTTTTAATCACATTCCTGAGTCCTAACCCTTTTTGCATCAGGACATTTTATTATACACTATTGTTCTATCCAATGAACCCTGTTTTGCTCAATCATATTGCATACATCGAAGTAACTTTGCCTTTCAAATTCTTCCTTGTCAACCAACCCTCGGCACTCATAAGAGTCTATTTAACATAAGTCccaaaaaacacaaacaaaaagaatgatACGAAACCCGGTTTCACAAGAACCACCGTTACGCATGTAACAATTTGACTACTGTATTTTCCACACCCTACATTACATCCAGATATTGACAGACAGGAAGACATATAACTTCTTTTTATCAGTCCAAAACGAAGCTGAAAGTGTACAAAGTAGACCCTATCTAGCCTATCACCAAGAAGGTCAAGCAATCGAGAAGGTTAAGCCTGGGAGTAAGCTTAATGGAGATGGCCGTTAAGCACTGTTAAAAAAAACTTCACATATGAACCAACGGTTAAGCAGTAAATAGGTCTAAAATGACTTTGCAGTCATCAGATTAATGCCAAACAATCAAACTGAGTGGGCAGATAAACAAACCGCTTGTTTATTGATTCCCACAAACCATCAagtaagaaagctattggttcACACATTCAAACCAACACATCAATATCAAACACGAACAATAATTgtaaacacacattatatattaCTGTTAAACGTAATGCACTATCTCCCTGTTAGTTGTAACAGTTGTTAAGTAGAGTTGTGTCTCTTGAGAAGAGCTACGTTTAGGAAGAGTTGTATCTCTTTAGAAGTCTAGGGTTGTGTCTGCAACTCTTGGAACTAATCCAAGAGTTATGTCTGTTATGAAAAGGTCTGAATGTTATTATAAATAACCAATAAGATGGCCTGGTGTTGTAAtcaatttgaaatcaataaagtCAGTTATCAATAAAGCTTTCCCGTTTTAAACTCTCTTCCGTATTCTCTCATATCCATCTTCCTCCAACAATTACTGGGTTGAAAAGATCCAACGAGACGAGATGCGGCATCAGTGAAGGGAAAAGTgaatgccaaaaacaaaaacagatagAGCATCACTGGATCAGATGACAATACAAATGATAATTCATTACAATGACGAGATGAAATGAGAAAGCAATAATACGTAAATGATAAGCTGCATAAATTACCAGACTTTAAGTAACTAACAGTTCAGTCAATTTTGCAAGTACAAgatcaacaaaaaaacaaaacatcgcTACTTAAAGAAatacacaagggcatagttcataACATTTAACTAACCACAAGAAAACTTGTAATCAAAAGTTACCTCTCACTAGGATGGATCTACAAACACAAATCACAGACTGACAATCATACAACATTAATCTACAACACCTGCTTTCATCAGTTGGATATATAGCTATACAACATCCAATGTGCAAAATCAAATCAGCATACAAACCAGCCAACTACTTACTCATTTTGAGACCAAAAACACTTCTGGTTTCTTAGCTTTGCTTGGGGTGTTAGCATTTGAAGACGAATTAGCAGCTGCAACAGTCTTGGCAGCCTCACGTGTCCTCTTATCGAGCTGAATGAGACTCTGTGTAGCCAAAATTGCCTGGGGCACCAAATCATGAGACGCCCGCGCATACAATCGCCTTACTGCAACGGAAGCTGCATCCTTAACATCCTGAGAATTCAATGGGGCCAACAAACAATGCCCCAAAATTCGCAGTGCAGGCTGCAAAAGCTCCCAAGGTAATGGAATTCTGGACCCCTTTGGCTCCAAATGTACACCATTGCTACCAGGTTTCTCAATTCTCACCGTCAACTGGTCCATTTCTTCGGTCACAACGTCAATCTCATCGCTGCCCTCCAGGAACAATCCCGGATTCATATCGGGCTCGTTGGTATCATCATCACCGAATTGTCGCAGACAAGAGAAATCCTGGCCGGCCCAAGAAGCTAGGAATCGACAAAAATCGATCTTGGACCAAGTGGGCATCTGGGAAATGTGCTTGTAATAGGAATCCAGGGCAACGCCGACGATGCAGGCACGTTTGGTGGACTTCACCGCGACCTGGGGTTCAAGCGGCGGCGACAAAACCCCAATGGATTGGTGGGGGGCGGTGGAGGCAGTGAGGGGGTTGGGTTTCTGGAGGAGAGGGGTGTGGTAGAGAGACGGTTGAGAGAGATCGGGGATCGAAACGACGACAGGCTTGCCGTTTCGAGCCTTGGTCTCGGCGGCGTAGATGGCGAGGAGAACTGCTTCGAAGCCGGCGAGGGAGGGAAGAGAGGGGGAgtcagaggagagagagtggaCTCGGGAGAGGTAGAGGCCGGAGAGGAGGGGGAGGAAGGAGAAAACGACGAGGCGTAGATGGGGGTCGGAGGAGAGGAAGGTGTCGTAAAGCCAGTGACAGAGGGGGTCGGATCCGGAGCCGCAGAGAGGGGAGGAGAGGGCAGAAGAGACGGCGTCGTAGGATTGAagggaggagagaagggagagggCGGGGCGGTCGGAGTCGGCGAGGGAAGAGAGGGACTGGGAAAGGGTAGGATCGAGGAGTGACGACAAGGAGTGGATGCGGGAGCGGGCTTTGGAGATAGACTCCCACCAGGAGTGCATTGGGTCGTCGGCGGAGACAGAGTTGGAGGTGGAATCAGGGTTAGGGTTGGGGTTGGGTGCgatggcggtggtggtggaggaggcaGAGGATGTGGGGGAGTTGGTGCTGTGGTTTAGGTGGAACTCCATAATGTTGACTTTGGGTTTGGACTGGGTGCGCAAAAGTAATCTGAGTtgtgggggagagagagagagagagagagagagagagagagagagagagagagcttggtTTAGGCGGTTTCTCCTCTCTTTGAGTCGAGTGTTTAGTCTTCTTTTCTCCAAGGAGGCGCAGACGCGGACGGCGGCTGAGTTTAAGTGACAGACAGTGGGAGAAGATACCAAGACAAAACAAGACAAAGCGTGAAAAGAAATGGGGTGTTTCCTCCATATGAGCGAGTTTCGGATTTCGGTAACTGCATTTTTCACCACAAGCTTCGGTGTAATTTGCAAAATGAATTACTTTTAGGGAtgtatttaattgagattttgaaagattttaattattttaatgaatttagggtcctcaatcataattttaaataattttctgaaattcaaggtgtattcaattaaaattttaagatagtttatttaAATCCTTATAAATCTAGgttattcaattagaaattgattttaaaaaatttgagaaagttgaggaattagagggaattggaaagatttcgtagtatattttaaaaatccacaaatctcacctcttcCCATAAGATTTCGAGAGAgtttaatcaaaatttatataaaatctttacaaatcaattaaacttcataaaaatctatgaatttataaatctattaaagtctctcaaattttcaattaaatacacctctttaatttgttgtgattttataattgtaacttttttgtaaatttcgtccttttattaatattatttggtCTCGAAGCTGAATGATTGCGCTTAGTTCAAGCCGACTTTGAActtttttgctaaaaaaaaataagctgTTTGCAAGTTTTACAAGCCGAACATACATAGTATTCAAGTTGGATTTGTTTCTTAATCAACTTAAGTTAGGTTTGGTTGGTTCTTTTACGAGTGGAGCTTTGAGGAGCTAAACACGAGCTTAACTCTATGAGAGTTCAAACAGTTTCGACCCCGTTTACAGGCCTAATTATgtctatttcaaaaaaaattattttcaaattaagCTACTAGACgcattttcgaattataaaaaatagggtaatgttaggtagattaaatttgtaaactaaatttgcaatcTAAATTATGCGTCACCATTAAAAAGTAAACACGgtaatcaatacttaaataatagTTCAATCATCAAATTCCCTATCacttagtttacaaattttatcttCCTATCATTACCTATCCAGTAAAGTTGTTTTgtaaaactaaaacgaaaaatTTTCATAGACTCGATTTTGTAAACTAAGTATGTAAACTAAAATGatataaaagttgatgattttattattacttaaatattaattaccGTGCTAATTGTTTTATTAATGACACTTAGAGCATTTccaaagaaaatgtcaaattgtCCAAATCAACAATAACTGTAATAAAAGGCAGCATTAATGTTTTCCAACCGAGAAGCCAAATCTGATATGGCATGACATAGATTGACATTTCTCCCCTTGCTGCCAAATTTGAGAACACcttcagatttttttaattaattattaaatgcttattattaattttttttattggtttaaagcattatccttttgtttcttttcatccccaatgca
This region includes:
- the LOC137729309 gene encoding uncharacterized protein → MEFHLNHSTNSPTSSASSTTTAIAPNPNPNPDSTSNSVSADDPMHSWWESISKARSRIHSLSSLLDPTLSQSLSSLADSDRPALSLLSSLQSYDAVSSALSSPLCGSGSDPLCHWLYDTFLSSDPHLRLVVFSFLPLLSGLYLSRVHSLSSDSPSLPSLAGFEAVLLAIYAAETKARNGKPVVVSIPDLSQPSLYHTPLLQKPNPLTASTAPHQSIGVLSPPLEPQVAVKSTKRACIVGVALDSYYKHISQMPTWSKIDFCRFLASWAGQDFSCLRQFGDDDTNEPDMNPGLFLEGSDEIDVVTEEMDQLTVRIEKPGSNGVHLEPKGSRIPLPWELLQPALRILGHCLLAPLNSQDVKDAASVAVRRLYARASHDLVPQAILATQSLIQLDKRTREAAKTVAAANSSSNANTPSKAKKPEVFLVSK